The following coding sequences lie in one Fusarium poae strain DAOMC 252244 chromosome 1, whole genome shotgun sequence genomic window:
- a CDS encoding hypothetical protein (BUSCO:4848at5125): MVATKLDGNAIAKSIREKLCAEVNEKQKINPRFKPCLKIIQVGDRSDSSTYVRMKLKAAAEAGIDSQLLHYPESISEAELLDHIRQHNNDPAVHGILVQLPLPKHISEYTVTSFVADEKDVDGFGTKNIGELAKRGGKPLFIPCTPKGCMILLQESGIDLKGKNAVVLGRSDIVGSPVSYLLRNADATVTVVHSKTQNIEEHVRNADVLVAAIGQPLFVPGSWIKPGAVVIDVGTNFLPDATKKSGQRLVGDVDYASAVEVASAITPVPGGVGPMTVAMLMQNVVDATTWYFESQKLRKTIPLPLKLEDPVPSDIAVSRAQTPKDITRIAAEIGIAPHELEPYGAYKAKVDLGLMQRLEHRKNGRYVVVTGITPTPLGEGKSTTTMGLAQALGAHVGRMTFANVRQPSQGPTFGIKGGAAGGGYSQVIPMDEFNMHLTGDIHAIGAANNLLAAAIETRIFHENTQKDGPLYKRLVPVKNGERKFAPVMFRRLKRLGIDKTNPDELTEDEIHRFARLDIDPETITWRRVLDVNDRHLRGITVGTAPTEKGQTRETGFDITVASECMAILALSNNLAEMRERLGSMVVATSRGGDPVTADDLGAGGALTALMKDAIKPNLMQTLEGTPVFVHAGPFANISIGQSSILADKLALKLAGTEADEDHQEKAGFVVTEAGFDFTMGGERFFNIKCRTSGLVPDVVVIVATVRALKVHGGAPPIAPGAALSPVYKEENVDILRAGCVNLKKQIANAKSFGIPVVVAINKFATDTDAEIAVIREEAVSAGAEDAILSNHWAEGGKGAVDLAHGVIAAAEKPKDLKFTYNLEGTVQERLEAIGKQMYGAEKVELSELAQKKVDTYTRQGFGHLPICVAKTQYSLSHDPDLKGAPTGFTVPIRDVRLAAGAGYFYALAADIQTIPGLPTAPGYLNVDVNAETGEIEGLF, from the exons ATGGTTGCCACAAAGCTCGACGGCAATGCCATTGCCAAGTCGATCAGGGAGAAGCTCTGTGCTGAGGTGAATGAGAAGCAGAAGATTAACCCCAGATTCAAGCCCTGCCTCAAGATCATCCAAG TTGGTGATCGCTCAGATTCTT CTACTTATGTTCGCATGAAGCTCAAGGCTGCCGCTGAG GCTGGTATTGACAGCCAATTGTTGCACTACCCTGAATCTATCTCTGAGGCAGAGCTTCTTGACCATATTCGTCAGCACAACAACGACCCTGCCGTTCATGGTATTTTGGTTCAATTGCCTCTCCCCAAGCACATCTCTGAGTATACCGTCACATCTTTTGTGGCAGATGAAAAGGATGTCGACGGCTTTGGCACCAAGAACATTGGAGAGCTCGCCAAGAGAGGTGGCAAGCCTCTTTTCATCCCTTGCACACCCAAGGGTTGCATGATCCTCCTCCAGGAGTCTGGTATCGacctgaagggcaagaacgCTGTTGTTCTCGGAAGAAGTGACATTGTCGGCAGCCCCGTCAGTTATCTTTTGCGAAACGCCGACGCCACTGTTACCGTTGTGCATTCCAAGACACAAAACATTGAGGAGCATGTCCGAAACGCAGATGTTCTCGTCGCCGCTATTGGTCAGCCTCTCTTTGTTCCGGgcagctggatcaagcctggcGCCGTTGTCATTGATGTTGGAACCAACTTCCTGCCCGATGCCACTAAGAAATCCGGCCAACGACTTGTTGGTGATGTGGACTACGCATCTGCAGTCGAGGTTGCTTCTGCCATTACTCCGGTTCCTGGCGGTGTCGGCCCCATGACTGTTGCCATGTTAATGCAAAACGTTGTCGATGCTACAACCTGGTACTTTGAGTCTCAGAAGCTTCGCAAGACCATCCCCCTACCCCTAAAGCTGGAGGATCCTGTGCCCTCAGATATCGCCGTTTCGCGGGCTCAGACACCCAAGGACATCACACGAATTGCTGCTGAGATTGGCATTGCACCCCACGAGCTGGAACCCTACGGCGCATACAAGGCCAAGGTTGACCTTGGTCTCATGCAACGACTGGAGCACCGAAAAAACGGCCGTTATGTCGTTGTCACTGGTATCACTCCTACTCCTCTTGGCGAAGGTAAGTCCACAACAACTATGGGTCTGGCTCAGGCTCTGGGAGCTCATGTCGGACGCATGACATTCGCCAACGTACGACAGCCCAGCCAGGGACCTACTTTTGGTATCAAGGGAGGTGCTGCCGGAGGAGGCTACAGTCAGGTCATCCCTATGGACGAGTTCAACATGCACTTGACTGGAGATATTCACGCCATTGGCGCTGCCAATAACCTACTAGCGGCTGCTATTGAGACTCGCATTTTCCATGAGAATACTCAGAAGGACGGCCCCTTGTACAAGCGACTAGTCCCGGTCAAGAATGGAGAGAGGAAGTTTGCTCCTGTTATGTTCCGTCGTTTGAAGAGGCTCGGAATCGACAAGACCAACCCCGACGAGTTGacagaagacgagattcacCGATTTGCTCGATTGGACATCGACCCAGAGACCATCACTTGGAGGCGAGTTCTCGACGTGAATGACCGTCACCTGCGAGGCATTACAGTGGGAACCGCTCCTACTGAGAAGGGTCAGACGCGAGAGACGGGATTCGACATCACCGTCGCTAGTGAGTGTATGGCTATCCTCGCTCTCAGCAACAACCTAGCCGAGATGCGTGAGCGTCTGGGATCAATGGTGGTGGCCACATCACGAGGTGGTGACCCCGTTACAGCTGATGATCTTGGTGCTGGTGGTGCCCTCACTGCTCTCATGAAGGATGCTATCAAGCCTAATCTCATGCAGACCCTCGAGGGTACTCCTGTCTTTGTCCATGCTGGCCCCTTTGCCAACATCAGCATTGGACAGAGCTCTATCCTAGCTGACAAGCTTGCACTGAAGCTTGCCGGTACCGAGGCTGATGAAGACCACCAGGAGAAGGCCGGTTTCGTTGTTACTGAGGCTGGATTCGACTTTACCATGGGAGGTGAGCGATTCTTCAACATCAAGTGCCGTACTTCTGGACTTGTTCCAGACGTTGTTGTCATCGTTGCCACAGTCCGAGCTCTCAAGGTCCATGGCGGTGCCCCTCCTATCGCCCCTGGTGCTGCCCTCAGCCCTGTTTACAAGGAGGAGAATGTCGATATCCTGCGTGCTGGTTGCGTGAACCTCAAGAAGCAAATTGCCAATGCCAAGTCCTTTGGTATTCCTGTCGTCGTCGCAATCAACAAGTTTGCGACTGACACAGATGCTGAAATCGCGGTCATTCGCGAGGAGGCTGTCTCGGCCGGTGCTGAGGATGCTATTCTGTCTAACCACTGGGCCGAGGGTGGCAAGGGTGCCGTCGACCTGGCCCACGGCGTCATTGCAGCAGCTGAGAAGCCCAAGGACCTCAAGTTCACCTACAATCTCGAGGGAACCGTCCAAGAGCGTCTAGAGGCTATTGGAAAGCAGATGTATGGTGCCGAGAAGGTCGAGCTCAGCGAGCTTGCTCAGAAAAAGGTTGACACATACACTCGCCAAGGATTTGGTCACTTGCCTATTTGCGTGGCCAAGACGCAATACTCTCTGTCTCACGATCCCGACCTGAAGGGCGCTCCTACTGGTTTCACGGTTCCCATTCGTGATGTCAGACTGGCCGCCGGAGCAGGATACTT CTATGCCCTTGCTGCCGATATCCAAACAATCCCAGGTCTGCCAACAGCACCTGGTTATCTCAACGTTGACGTCAACGCGGAGACAGGCGAGATCGAAGGTCTGTTTTAA
- a CDS encoding hypothetical protein (TransMembrane:4 (n3-14c19/20o43-61i183-206o231-253i344-364o)~BUSCO:40081at5125) → MRLLYAFPATCALIYRAKSRNSLTPAGIFAATLTAIAHAYHPWNLPFALLCVFFLAGTRVTHIKEGIKANYTLRSKGTSGGEGPRTHVQVLANSLMASVLSLLHANQLRKREAAFADPNTPDPTGSLCFSWGGDLLVVGIIANYAAVAADTFSSELGILSSGQPRLITSPTLRKVPRGTNGGVTLLGLGAGLLGSMIIVTASMLFLPSCTEESAQTPAGGAPWTMLERRKFMGFMVLWGALGSVLDSFLGGLFQRSVRDVRSGKIVEGEGGNRVLVAESTEGSAAHLKKEDVKEMPDGSAIADDHDAHAEVYDPKDKHRKSSFGDQRPSRTIENGWDLLDNNDVNFLMAAMMSVGGMAAASWYWDVPIQSVMGV, encoded by the exons ATGAGATTGTTGTACGCATTCCCCGCGACTTGCGCGCTCATTTACCGCGCCAAGAGCAGAAACTCTTTGACGCCCGCTGGCATCTTCGCTGCGACTCTGACAGCTATCGCCCACGCATATCACCCATGGAATCTACCATTCGCACTCCTATGCGTTTTCTTCCTTGCTGGGACGCGTGTGACACAC ATCAAAGAAGGAATCAAAGCCAATTATACTCTTCGTTCTAAGGGCACGTCTGGAGGAGAAGGGCCTAGAACACACGTCCAAG TCCTCGCCAACAGTTTGATGGCCTCTgtcctctccctcctccacGCAAACCAGCTACGCAAACGAGAAGCCGCATTCGCCGATCCCAATACCCCGGATCCCACGGGATCATTATGCTTCTCATGGGGCGGTGACCTCCTGGTCGTTGGAATCATCGCCAACTATGCGGCCGTTGCGGCCGATACCTTCAGCTCCGAACTTGGCATCCTCTCCTCAGGACAACCCCGCCTCATCACATCACCGACTCTACGAAAAGTCCCTCGCGGAACAAACGGCGGTGTTACTCTACTGGGACTGGGTGCAGGTCTGCTGGGGTCCATGATTATTGTCACTGCCTCTATGCTGTTTCTGCCATCGTGCACAGAAGAGTCAGCTCAGACGCCCGCAGGTGGTGCACCATGGACGATGCTGGAGCGCCGCAAATTCATGGGGTTCATGGTGCTCTGGGGTGCTCTTGGCAGTGTCTTAGACAGTTTCTTAGGAGGCCTGTTTCAACGTTCGGTTCGTGACGTACGTTCTGGCAAAATAGTTGAGGGCGAGGGTGGCAACCGGGTGCTGGTCGCCGAGTCTACTGAGGGTTCTGCAGCGCATTTGAAAAAGGAAGACGTCAAAGAGATGCCAGATGGCTCCGCCATCGCAGACGATCACGATGCTCACGCCGAGGTTTACGACCCCAAGGACAAGCACCGCAAGTCAAGTTTTGGAGATCAACGACCATCGCGAACCATTGAGAACGGGTGGGATCTTCTAGACAACAATGATGTCAATTTCCTCATGGCGGCTATGATGAGCGTCGGCGGCATGGCGGCTGCAAGTTGGTACTGGGACGTACCCATCCAGAGCGTCATGGGTGTGTAG